One genomic window of Trichomycterus rosablanca isolate fTriRos1 chromosome 1, fTriRos1.hap1, whole genome shotgun sequence includes the following:
- the ucmab gene encoding unique cartilage matrix-associated protein — translation MTWMHPALFTCLTVLFLLSSLYEVDSAIVDDGKVDKKEAKPQGGLRGIFLQESDATNFFKRRGRRAVKSQDELDAEQRQRLAADERRRQFHEEQRNEFENYAEEENDEQDERTQESTEQWRQFHHDGLDPPYEYNRHTV, via the exons ATGACTTGGATGCATCCTGCTCTGTttacctgtctgactgtgcTATTCCTTCTCAGCT CTTTGTATGAGGTTGACAGTGCAATTGTGGATGATGGCAAAGTGGATAAGAAAGAAGCAAAGCCTCAAG GTGGGTTGAGAGGAATTTTCTTGCAAGAGAGTGATGCCACCAACTTCTTCAAACGGCGTGGCAGAAGGGCAGTAAAATCACAAGATGAGCTTGATG CTGAGCAGAGACAGAGGTTGGCAGCCGATGAAAGGAGAAGACAATTCCACGAGGAGCAGAGAAATGAGTTTGAGAATTACGCTGAGGAAGAAAATGATG AGCAAGATGAGAGAACCCAAGAAAGCACAGAGCAATGGAGACAGTTCCACCATGATGGACTCGACCCCCCTTATGAGTACAATCGACACACTGTTTAA